GATCATCAAGTGATCTCAGCAATCCCGACGTTTCCGCCGGAATGGTCCGTAACGGTGTCACCAGAGCGCGAGTTGCGTCCTGGTAGCCGGTTGACGGTCTCCCGTTTCCTTCCCTGCCCGGGGGCTGGGGATTGTGCCGCCTGCCCGCCCCGTCCCGGCCTTGCGGCGCGGGCGGGTGGTGCGGGTCTTGCGGTCGGTTCCACGGGGCTTCGACTCCGCCTTGGCGGGGTCCAGGTCTCCGGCCACTCCGGTACCTGTCGTGCGGGCCGCGAGGGCGACCAGGTTGTGTCCCGCGTTCGCGTCCCGGTCAAGGACGAGGCCGCAGTTGTCGCACTCGAAGACGCGCATGCTGAGGGGCAGCTTGGCTTTCACCGCACCGCAGCGCGAGCAGGTCTTCGAGGAGGGATACCAGCGGTCGGCGACGACGAGTCGCGTGCCACGCCGCCGGGTCTTGTAGACAAGCTGGCGTCGGATCTCGGCGAACGCGGCATCCGCGACACGGCGGGACAGGCGCCGGTTGCGGCCCATTCCGGCGACGTTGAGATCTTCGACGACGATCGTGCCGTACTCGGATGCGAGGCGGGTCGTCATCTTGTGGAGGGTGTCCTCGCGGAGGTTCGCGACCCGGTGATGGATCTTGTTCCGCGTCCGGTTGGCTTTCTCCCAGCGGCGGGAGGGCTGCTGCCCGGTGCGCCGGTCGGGGCCGCGCCGGCGGGAGACGATGCGGCTGGCGCGGCGCAACTGTTTCTGTGCGCGGTCGAAGTGGCGTGGGTTGGGTTCCTCGCTGAGGACACCGTCGCTGTCCGCGAGGACCGCGAGGGTCTTGATGCCGAGGTCGATGCCGACCGCCGCGTCCGGATGGGCCACTTTCACCAGCTGGTGCCTCTGCTCGACCTGGAGGGACACGAACCAGCGACCCCGGTCCAGGCATGCGGTCGCAGACAGGATCCGCATGTTCCCCGCGTCGATGAGGGCTCGCAGGTCGGCTCGGTTCTCGTGTAGGCGGACGGTGCCGATCCTGGGCAGGGTGAGGTGCCGGCCGTCAGGCTCGATGCGGATCGTGCCGGTGGTGAACCGGCAGGTAAGGCGCGCTTTCCGTTTCGATTTGAAGCGGGGTATGCCCATCTTTGGGCCCTTGCGTTTACCACTCTTGGACTTCGCGTAGTTGTCGAACGCCGCCGAGGCGCCCGCCAGGCCGGTGCTGTACGCCTCTTTGGAGTTCTCCTCCCACCAGTCGGCGAAGCGCGGGTTGGTGCGTTTGTCCTCGTTGAACGCCTTCCGCAGCGAGGGCAGCGACCACGACCGCCACCCGGTGAGCTGGTCCTCGGGGATGCCGTACGACTGCTCGGCCTTGCGCTGCCACCACACGGCGGTGATGTACGCGACCGCCCAGTTGTACGCGGTCCGCGCGGCACCTCCGTGCGAGTGCAGGCGGCGGTTGGCCGTGGCGTTCGGGTCCAGCGCGAGCTTGTGCGCGAGGACGGTGAACCCCGGCCGCGGCTTGAACGTCTTCATCCGGCCGCCTCCGGACCGGTGGCGACGGCAACGGCCCGGGCGGCGCGATTCTTCGCGGAGCGGCGACCGTACAGGCGGGCACACATCGAGGTCAGGACCTCGGTGATGTCTCGTACCAGGTCGTCGGCGGTCTCCGCCGCATCGAGGACAACCAGTCGCCGTCCCGTGGCAGAGAGGGCGGCTTCCAGGTGCTCGACGCCGAACCGGGCGAGACGGTCGCGGTGCTCGATCGTCCCCACAACCGGGTCGGCGAGCAGGCCGTGCAGCTTGCGGCGGCGCCCGTTCAAGCCGGAGCCGACCTCCGTCACCACGTCAGCGACGGCGAGCCCCTGGGCCGTTGCACCCTGCACCGTCCGGGCGACCTGACGCTCCAGGTCCGCTTTCTGGTCACCGGACGAGACGCGGCAGTACGCCACGACCCGCCCGGCGGCCTGCGGGGCGGGCTGGGTCACGAGCCATGTACCGGACGGCGTCTGGACGACCGGGACCGGCATACGGCCCTCTTTCGCCCAGGTCCACGCGGTCTGGTAATGCACGCCGTTGCGTGCCGCCCACTCGGAAAGCCTCACGACGCCACGTTATTCGCTGAGAATATTGGATATCCACTGAAAGAAATGGGAACAGTTGTTCACCCCCTGGGATCGGTCAGGAGCCCAGACGGTAACCGGGGGCGCTGGAGTCAGGACTTCTTCCAGGTCGCGCAGCCCGTGGTCTTGAAGTAGCCGTCCTGCGCGGAGATCGTCACGACCGCCGGGCCGGTGGGGTTGTCGTTGGCGGCGATGGAGTCGATGGTGTGGCCGGCGTCCTTGGCGCGCTCCCAGTAGCAGCCGGCCGAGCCCTCGGCGGGGCCGGTGGACTTGTAGGTGCCCGGGGCGAGGTCGAGGCCCACCTTGAACATGCCGCCGTCGCCCGCGGCCTCGGTCTTCGGGGAGCCGCCGGCGGCCTTCGGGTCGACGGCCTCCCAGTCCTTGCAGCCGGTGGACTTGAAGAGCTTGTCGCCCGCGCCGATGGTCACGTAACTGGCACCCACCACGTTGTCGTTGGCGAGGATCGAGTCGACCTCGCCCGAGGCGTCCTTGGCGCGCTCCCAGTAGCAGCCCAGGCCCTTGTTGCCGGTGGTGCGGTAGGTGCCGGGCTGGACGTCCGAGCCGACCTGGAAGGTGCCGCTGCCGCGCATCGCCGCCTTCTTGTCGTCCTTCTTGGGCTCGGCCGCCTTCTGGCTCTGCTCGCCGGTGCCCGGCTTGGCGCTGGAGGCCGCCGGCTTCGCCTTCGTGTCCTTCGCGCCGTCCGCAGCACCGCCCCCGGTGCAGGCGCCGACCGCGACGAGCGCGAGGACCGCGCCGCAGCCCGTGAGCACCTTGTGGCGGGCGATCCAGCTCTGGCGCGGGGTGGAGTACTGGGACATGGGTGTGCTCCTGTCTCGTGTCTCTGTCTGGCGTGTCTGGTGTGTCTGCTGTCTGTGGTGCGGCCGGCGTGCTCCGCCTGTTGACGGGATCATCAGAGCAGAGGCTGTGAACCGAGTCAACACGATTCACGGGTTTGCTTCGATTCACGCTGTGAAGTGGATTCCGGACTGTGTACCGGTATGCTCCCGGCATGCTGGAGGAGAACGTCCCCGAGGTCACCGCCGCCGAGATCGCCCGCCTGGCCGGGGTCGGCCGGGCCGCCGTGAGCAACTGGCGCCGCCGCCACCCCGACTTCCCCAAGCCCGTCGGCGGCACCGAGACCAGCCCCTCCTTCGCGCTGCCCGAGGTCGAGGACTGGCTGCGGGCCCAGGGCAAGCTCGCCGAGGTCCCGCTGCGCGAACGCGTCTGGCAGCAGATCACCGCCCACCCCGGCGGGGCCGTCGCCGCGCTCGTCGAAGCCGGCGCCGTACTGCTCGTCGTACGGGACCGGCCCGCGCAGTGGCTCCAGCTGGCCGCCCTCCCCGACGAGGGCCTGGCCGCGCAGCTGCCCGCCGTACGGGACCAGGTGCTCGCCGCCCGGCTGGGAGCGGGGCACCCGGTGGCCGCGGCGCCCGGCGCCGGCGCCGTGCCGCTGCTGCGCGCCGTCGCCGAACTGGCCGCCGGGCCCGGCGCCCGCCAGGCGTTCGAGTTCCTGCTCGGCCGCCACCTGGAGGCCAACCCCCGCCAGTACACCCTGACCCCCGACGGCTGCGCCGAGCTGATGGCCGGCCTCGCCGGTCCCGGCGTCCGCAGCGCCCTCGACCCCGCCTGCGGCACCGGCAGCCCGCTGCGCGCCCTCGCCGGCGCCACCGTCCTGCACGCCCAGGACTCCTCGCCCGAACTGGCCGCGCTCGCCGCGCTGCGCCTGGCCCTGCACGGCTCCGCCCAGGTCCGCGCGGCCGCCGCGGACAGCCTGCGGGCCGACGCCTTCGCATCGGCGGCCGTCGACGCCGTGCTCTGCCACCCGCCGTTCAACGAACGCAACTGGGGCCACGAGGAACTGGCCTACGACCCCCGCTGGGAGTACGGCTTCCCCGCCCGCACCGAATCCGAACTCGCCTGGATCCAGCACGCCCTGGCACACCTGCGCGAGGGCGGCACCGCCGTCCTGCTCATGCCGCCCGCCGCCGCGGCCCGCCGCTCCGGCCGCCGCATCCGCGCCGACCTGCTGCGCCGGGGCGCCCTGCGGGCCGTCGTCTCCCTCCCGGCCGGCGCCGCGCCCCCGTACGGGATCCCGCTCCAGCTGTGGGTACTGCGCCGCCCCGCCCCGGGCGCCCCCGCCCCGGCCGGGCTGCTGCTCGTGGACACCGCGGGCCTGGACCCCGAGGGGCCCTCGCAGGCCCGGGCCGCGTGGCCCGACGTACGCGAGGCGGTACTCGCCACCTGGACGAACTACGACCGCACCGGCGCGACCCCCGAGGTCCCCGGGGTCAGCCGCGTCGTACCCGTCATCGAACTGCTCGACGACGACGTGGATCTCACCCCCGCCCGCCACCTGCCCCCGCCCGCCGCCGGCGGCGGCCTGGCCGAGCTGGCCGCCGTACGCAAGCGCCTCGACACCACCCTCGCCCGCGCGGCCCGGCTCACCCCGCCGCCCGCCGCCCCGGCCGACGAGGCCGCGGCCCGGCTGTCGCAGACCACCATCGGCGAACTCGCGCGCGCCGGAGCCCTGCTGCTGCGCGCCGGCACCGGCACCGGCAGCGCGGAGCTGCCCGTGCTCACCGAGTACGACGTCTACGCCGGAACCGCCCCCTCCGGCACCCCCGCCGCCGCCGGCCCCGACGCCGGGGAGCCGCTCGTCGCCGAACCGGGCGACGTGGTCGTCCCCGTCGTCGGCGCCGTCGGCACCGCCCGGGTCGTCACCGAGGACCCGGCCAGCGGGGTCGGCGCCGTGCTCGGCCGCAACCTCCAGCTGCTGCGCCCCGACCCGGCCGCGCTCGACCCGTGGTTCCTCGCCGGGTTCCTGCGCGCCACCGCCAACACCCGCCGCGCCAGCAGCCACGCCTCCACCGCCACCCGCCTCGACGTGCGCCGGCTCCAGCTGCCCCGGCTGCCGCTGGCCGAACAGCGGCGCTACGGGGCACGGTTCCGGGCGCTCGCCGAGTTCGAGGACGCGCTGAGGCTGGCGGGGCGGCTGGGGGAGCAGCTCGTACAGGGCCTGTACGACGGGCTGTCGGACGGCAGCGTCACGCCCGGCTGACCGTGCTGCGACC
The Streptomyces sp. NBC_00091 genome window above contains:
- the tnpB gene encoding IS607 family element RNA-guided endonuclease TnpB codes for the protein MKTFKPRPGFTVLAHKLALDPNATANRRLHSHGGAARTAYNWAVAYITAVWWQRKAEQSYGIPEDQLTGWRSWSLPSLRKAFNEDKRTNPRFADWWEENSKEAYSTGLAGASAAFDNYAKSKSGKRKGPKMGIPRFKSKRKARLTCRFTTGTIRIEPDGRHLTLPRIGTVRLHENRADLRALIDAGNMRILSATACLDRGRWFVSLQVEQRHQLVKVAHPDAAVGIDLGIKTLAVLADSDGVLSEEPNPRHFDRAQKQLRRASRIVSRRRGPDRRTGQQPSRRWEKANRTRNKIHHRVANLREDTLHKMTTRLASEYGTIVVEDLNVAGMGRNRRLSRRVADAAFAEIRRQLVYKTRRRGTRLVVADRWYPSSKTCSRCGAVKAKLPLSMRVFECDNCGLVLDRDANAGHNLVALAARTTGTGVAGDLDPAKAESKPRGTDRKTRTTRPRRKAGTGRAGGTIPSPRAGKETGDRQPATRTQLALW
- a CDS encoding IS607 family transposase gives rise to the protein MRLSEWAARNGVHYQTAWTWAKEGRMPVPVVQTPSGTWLVTQPAPQAAGRVVAYCRVSSGDQKADLERQVARTVQGATAQGLAVADVVTEVGSGLNGRRRKLHGLLADPVVGTIEHRDRLARFGVEHLEAALSATGRRLVVLDAAETADDLVRDITEVLTSMCARLYGRRSAKNRAARAVAVATGPEAAG
- a CDS encoding N-6 DNA methylase yields the protein MLEENVPEVTAAEIARLAGVGRAAVSNWRRRHPDFPKPVGGTETSPSFALPEVEDWLRAQGKLAEVPLRERVWQQITAHPGGAVAALVEAGAVLLVVRDRPAQWLQLAALPDEGLAAQLPAVRDQVLAARLGAGHPVAAAPGAGAVPLLRAVAELAAGPGARQAFEFLLGRHLEANPRQYTLTPDGCAELMAGLAGPGVRSALDPACGTGSPLRALAGATVLHAQDSSPELAALAALRLALHGSAQVRAAAADSLRADAFASAAVDAVLCHPPFNERNWGHEELAYDPRWEYGFPARTESELAWIQHALAHLREGGTAVLLMPPAAAARRSGRRIRADLLRRGALRAVVSLPAGAAPPYGIPLQLWVLRRPAPGAPAPAGLLLVDTAGLDPEGPSQARAAWPDVREAVLATWTNYDRTGATPEVPGVSRVVPVIELLDDDVDLTPARHLPPPAAGGGLAELAAVRKRLDTTLARAARLTPPPAAPADEAAARLSQTTIGELARAGALLLRAGTGTGSAELPVLTEYDVYAGTAPSGTPAAAGPDAGEPLVAEPGDVVVPVVGAVGTARVVTEDPASGVGAVLGRNLQLLRPDPAALDPWFLAGFLRATANTRRASSHASTATRLDVRRLQLPRLPLAEQRRYGARFRALAEFEDALRLAGRLGEQLVQGLYDGLSDGSVTPG